ACTTATTTCGCCGAGGCTTTAGCTCGGAGAATTTACGGACTGTTCCCTCAAAACCCTATTGATCTTAATCTGTCTGATATTCTTCAGATGCATTTTTATGAGACCTGCCCGTATCTAAAATTCGCTCACTTTACTGCAAATCAAGCAATTCTTGAAGCTTTTGAGGGGAAAAAACGAGTCCATGTGATTGATTTTTCTATAAATCAAGGCATGCAGTGGCCTGCTTTATTACAAGCTTTGGCTCTTAGACCCGGTGGTCCACCCGCTTTCCGGTTAACCGGAATTGGGCCGCCGTCGCATGATAATTCAGACCATTTACAAGAGGTGGGGtggaagttggctcagttggcGGAGACTATTCATGTTGAGTTTGAGTATAGAGGGTTTGTTGCTAATAGTTTAGCTGATCTTGATGCTTCTATGCTTGAACTCAGACCCAGTGAGTTCGAATCGGTTGCTGTTAACTCAGTTTTCGAGTTGCATAAATTGTTGGCTAGACCGGGTGCTCTTGACAAGGTTTTGTCTGTTGTTAAGCAAATGAAGCCTGAGATTTTCACTGTTGTTGAGCAAGAAGCGAATCATAATGGACCGGTGTTTTTAGACCGGTTTACTGAGTCGTTACATTATTACTCGACTCTGTTTGACTCGTTGGAGGGATCGGTTAGTACACAAGATAAGGTTATGTCAGAAGTGTACTTAGGGAAGCAGATTTGTAATGTGGTAGCATGTGAAGGAGCTGATCGAGTTGAGAGGCATGAGACGTTGACTCAGTGGCGAACTCGGTTTGGCTCGGTTGGGTTTAACCCGGCTCATCTTGGGTCTAACGCGTTTAAGCAAGCTAGCATGTTGTTGGCTTTGTTTGCCGGAGGAGATGGGTATAGAGTGGAGGAGAATAATGGGTGTTTGATGTTAGGGTGGCATACACGGCCGCTCATCGCCACCTCGGCGTGGCGGCTGGCTAACAAGCAAGTTGTTGTGGCTCAGTGAGTTGGAATCGGACGAGTTGTAGGTCAACTTAAATTCAACATCACCAAACCCTAGTGGAGAAGGATTGGTAATTGTAATATGCTGAGCTGGCCATGGGTGAAATTGAGACCCACCACTCTCATAGTCTCTTTCACTTTTTTgagtttcttttaatttttttttatttcatcacTTTTGTAATATAGGTTTTCTTTCAGATTTTAATTTATGTGGGTGACTTTTCTTTTTGGGTATTTTGCAGGATGTGtatttataaatatgaatatatttggtggtaataataaaatagagcaaattattttaagGCTTTTCATgtttatcataattcataatttgatatctcttatttgaaataaaataatttagtactttaattttaattttataaactataagaTCTTTCTGTTAGTTTCGctagtaatttaaaatttattttcaaactattCGGTatctcagtttcaattatataaatgatttgctacctcagttttaattatataaacgatttgatacctcattttcaaacgacTTAATACCTCATAtttcattccgttaacgatttagtacctatatttaacaaaagagttttatagtttacaaaatcaaaactaaagTACCAagtcgtttgatttttaaacaagAGGTACCAAcagtgaattatgacaaatatgTAGGGGTAATTTTGGACCTCTTTTATACATGAACGAATGATTTAACAACCTGAGTTAGACGATCATTTTAGATGGTTCGATAGCAAATCAATGATCAAGTTGGTTTggctttttttataaaagagttTCAACATGTCGCAATtgcaatataaattttataatttgacaaaattattttttttccttagCAAATCAGAATAccgaataatttttattgagaaaatattaatatggtTGTTGGaacgatattttttttaaatccgtaAAAGCGACTGAAAATAGTTTAGTgttctaaattgctaaaatatgaaattgatgTCAATGCACTATAACTTAAATAGTATGTATAAGGTTTTTTTATAGatactaaaaaaatttctttctaataatcaaaatattaattattaaatgtaaaaattgatgactgattttgttaaattttaaattttatttataagtcacgctaaaatttataatttaatttctaatgaaaggatataaaaacaaaaaattattgaattgttTGAAATCATACAAATACTCGGTTAgagcttatttttttattgatttttttatttaagttttatgtatatttttaaattaaatatatatatatattctaataTATAGTATTTAACTAGTTGAACCACGATCAAATATCGGTTCAGTCATGATTCTATTTTAAGAATATTGGCCTCAACAATATGGATGATATAATAGCATGtgaattacaattttaatttattggcACTTGACTATGATTCTACTGCCAAGTGAAGCCAACTTGATAGAATGAGGAGAAATATAAGAACTGAAATCGTAACACTTATTAGGGGAATGTGCTTCTTTTCAAATTTGGTATAAGATTTCTTATTAGCATATACACATGACATgtgattttgaagaaaataaaaggtgTAATAATGATGGGTTGGCTGTTCTTTGGTATAAGAACCGTTCGATGTCCGGAGACTGAAGTTACTATCTCGAATAATTTGGATCGAGTCAAATATGACAAAactcttttgaaaagtttttatAGTTGTTCGAACTCCAAActagaattaagaaaaaaatggttttaatcCCTCCATCCCAACTACTAAAGGTAATGACGGTAGGGATGAATAAAATATCCGACCGACCAATTTAATCGATTAAACTGATGATTTTTGGTCAATTTGGTGAAAAATATGAATTCAGTCGGTTTGTTATTGAGATATAATAAATTTGgcttttggtttttgtttctaaTCAAACCGACCGAATTAGGGACCTATTcgatcggttcggttttgattttttttcaaaagaaatccaTTCAATTCAGTTGTGATTAGAGTTTCATATTAGATCAGTTTGGTTTTAAATCTTTGGTCGATTGATTAAatcgattttaaatttttttgtttagttaTAATCAAACCGACCGAATGCTCATTCCTATCGGTAGGGGGTGACCTTTAACCGAAGGTGGAAACCATAACTATTAGTGGTGCTTCTTATGCTATACTAAATTCAGAAAAACTtactcctttttattttatgtcaGCAAAGCACAATCATCAATTTGTTAAAAGTCTCAATTTTGCCTTCCAGCAAGTCTTTCCCCTTCTATAGAATAATCAATCTTTTATATCTTCAACTTcttgaaacgtttcattttaaTCTATTGCACATTAATTATTATCATCTCACTTTTATATGAACCCTAATTAATCATCATCATATTCATGGACCATACCTACTTGGCTTTAAGAAGCttaatgttttataattatatgttaCTTAGTCACTTTCGATATGATTAAAGACTTGATTCATATTCAATATGAAGTTTTAATACATTTGAATATCCAAAATTCGaactcaaaaatttaattaagcaAGAATAATCtcttaattgttattttttaaaataaagatctAGGACTTGCTTGCTTTAAATTTAGGTATTTTTaagtgtttatttttatttttttgtaaagtagcaattttaaaaagtgattgtaatgttttatttttatgaatctTGGAAAAAGTTTGAATTATAACATTCTTCCAAAAGTTGGATTCTAAAAGCAgattctgaaaaaaaaattaaaaatgataaaaataattgcTAACTGAGCATAAAACGTGAACATAAATTAATCATAGGGGATCCATATTTAGGGTAATACTTACTACTAACCTTCCATATATTTCATATCGAACCTTTAAGGTTGATGCTAGCTTCCacttttgtaatttattttactatttaaatatacaccaaatcgaattatattttatgaaaattttaaatctttttatttgGTCAAAAGCAAAAAGTAATCCTTATAGAACTGTTAATTAATAATGTCAAGGAACATATATTCTTGAGTATAATCTTTTCTAATGTAACAAAATTCTTCATGGTCCCCCTTCAAATAATTTCCAAGTTCATAAGTCATAATCAATTATTTCCAGTTCATAACTTATTCATAATTGAATTAGGTATTAGTTATATAATGCGTAAAAAGTACTTATTTGATAATCTGATTGGCTGAGTGGTCCAAGAACAATTCTTAATGTCTATACTTATGTTTAGTAGTTGTCAattatattgtaatttttttattaaattttacatttgagcatttattttattttcaaaaatattttaagaatttatattgttataatatattatttatattttccatttttgtttttgtatttaATGTAATATAGATTGTATATCCACTTAAATGGAAATTACACGTGGTATTTAGGGGTGTGTAACAAAACGTCCAGATGAAAAAAGCGcaacaaaccaaattaaaaatagtaatttcagttaatatataatattttatattccaggttgatttgattttgaattttacaaacaaaaaaattaaattacatatatcaaatgtgttttttttttcaaataacaatatttttaatgtatctaaattgttaaaatgtacgatttataaaaaaaatttcctaGATTTGAATTCTAAATTTAATATCTcctaattttgtatttttataacattttaaaagaaaattactcttattttgattaaataaaaaccaaatcaaattttacactttaaattttttaattttaaaaaggcttaatcttgacctttcatcttctttttgcatttttttcatttcaattgtaccctaaagtataaaattgacgtttttttatttggcaaaaattctctaaattgaccatttttgcattatattaatttttttatattaaattgaccattttaaaaaaaattactgaacttttgtaaaataaataaaggtcaattttatacttcagggtacaattgaaatgaaaaaaatgtaaaatgggg
This window of the Mercurialis annua linkage group LG5, ddMerAnnu1.2, whole genome shotgun sequence genome carries:
- the LOC126680950 gene encoding DELLA protein GAI-like, translating into MKREHPNFHNPSAAASAFGSSSTMPNNSNTTDMNNCKPKLWEEAEDGGAGGGMDELLAVLGYKVRSSDMAEVAQKLEQLEEVMCSVQEDGLSQLASETVHYNPSDLSSWLETMLSELNPNPNTFDPIAQFGSQSLDNSFFAPSNPESSTITSLDFEQNQIRRLPSDFDLKAIPGKAIFDSSASSSSSSSRDPKRLKPTYPSPPPPPQAASSSSSSGGSFNISTTESTTATRPVVLVDSQENGVRLVHLLMACAEAVQENNLTLAEALVKQIGFLAVSQAGAMRKVATYFAEALARRIYGLFPQNPIDLNLSDILQMHFYETCPYLKFAHFTANQAILEAFEGKKRVHVIDFSINQGMQWPALLQALALRPGGPPAFRLTGIGPPSHDNSDHLQEVGWKLAQLAETIHVEFEYRGFVANSLADLDASMLELRPSEFESVAVNSVFELHKLLARPGALDKVLSVVKQMKPEIFTVVEQEANHNGPVFLDRFTESLHYYSTLFDSLEGSVSTQDKVMSEVYLGKQICNVVACEGADRVERHETLTQWRTRFGSVGFNPAHLGSNAFKQASMLLALFAGGDGYRVEENNGCLMLGWHTRPLIATSAWRLANKQVVVAQ